A part of Nitrospirota bacterium genomic DNA contains:
- a CDS encoding molybdopterin-dependent oxidoreductase: MRAGMPVLGIIGKMGVTRMNGGCWALLDTWIRKVGPAQAQGGRYFSNYTWHGDQNPAHPWWAGVQTSDIDLADMRFSKLNTSWGKNFVENKMPEAHWKLESIERGARIVVITPEYNPVAYRADYWIPVRNNSDGALFLGAMKIIVDENMHDIDFLKEFTDAPILVRTDTLQYLDPRDVIKDYQFPDFSKSYSGRVQSLKPEQIERLGGMMVWDLNKNQAVPLHRELVGYHYRKSGIDAALHGTYRVKLLNGREIDVMPVWQMYLVHFQDYDLDTVHQINRAPKDLIVRWARDAGTIKPHAIHNGEGTNHYFHMTASARAAAMVLIITGNVGKFGSGQHTWAGNYKAGIWNATPWSGAGLAVHTGEDPFNITLDPNAHGKEIKTKSYYYGEEVGYWNHGD, encoded by the coding sequence ATGCGCGCGGGCATGCCGGTGCTCGGCATCATCGGCAAGATGGGGGTGACCCGGATGAACGGCGGCTGCTGGGCCTTGCTGGACACCTGGATCCGCAAGGTCGGACCGGCGCAGGCGCAGGGCGGCCGCTATTTCTCCAATTACACCTGGCACGGCGATCAGAATCCGGCGCATCCGTGGTGGGCGGGCGTCCAAACATCCGACATCGACCTCGCAGACATGCGGTTCTCCAAGCTCAACACGAGTTGGGGCAAGAACTTCGTCGAGAACAAGATGCCGGAAGCCCACTGGAAGCTGGAATCCATCGAGCGGGGCGCCCGGATCGTGGTGATCACGCCGGAGTATAACCCCGTCGCCTACCGGGCAGATTATTGGATTCCGGTCCGCAATAACTCGGACGGTGCGTTGTTCTTGGGCGCGATGAAGATCATCGTGGACGAGAACATGCACGACATCGACTTTCTGAAGGAGTTTACGGACGCGCCGATTCTCGTGCGGACCGACACGTTGCAATACCTGGATCCGCGCGACGTGATCAAAGACTATCAGTTCCCGGACTTCTCGAAGAGCTATTCGGGCCGGGTGCAGTCGTTGAAGCCGGAGCAGATCGAGCGGCTGGGCGGCATGATGGTCTGGGACCTCAACAAGAACCAGGCGGTGCCGCTGCATCGGGAATTGGTCGGCTATCACTATCGGAAGAGCGGCATCGATGCGGCCTTGCACGGCACCTACCGGGTGAAGCTGCTCAACGGCCGGGAAATCGACGTGATGCCGGTCTGGCAGATGTACCTGGTGCATTTCCAAGACTATGATCTGGACACCGTGCACCAGATCAACCGGGCGCCCAAGGACCTCATCGTCCGGTGGGCGCGCGACGCGGGGACCATCAAGCCGCACGCCATTCACAACGGCGAAGGGACGAACCATTATTTCCACATGACGGCGTCTGCCCGCGCGGCGGCGATGGTGTTGATCATCACCGGCAACGTGGGCAAGTTCGGCAGCGGGCAACATACCTGGGCCGGCAACTACAAGGCGGGTATCTGGAATGCCACGCCCTGGTCCGGCGCCGGGTTGGCGGTGCACACGGGCGAAGATCCCTTCAACATCACCCTGGATCCCAACGCCCACGGCAAGGAGATCAAGACCAAGTCGTATTACTATGGCGAGGAAGTCGGTTACTGGAACCATGGCGAT